From the genome of Bacteroidales bacterium, one region includes:
- the uvrA gene encoding excinuclease ABC subunit UvrA encodes MDSENLKDNITDINSKSINVYGARENNLKNIDVSIPRNKLTVITGLSGSGKSSLAFDTICAEGQRRYIETFPSYARQFLGVLERPNVDRITGLSPVISIEQKTTNKNPRSTVGTVTEIYDFVRLLFAKISDAYSPATGKKMVKYTEDQIHDLITQRFVNQSVYILAPIVRGRKGHYRELFEQTRLKGYLYARVDGKIVELKPGLKLDRYSIHNIEIVIDKIVVKEEDQRLKRSIKTALEQGKGTMMIFLPETENIEHFSKNLMCPDTGISYDMPQPHTFSFNSPAGWCPVCKGLGEISEIDISKIISNTNLSIRDGGIIPIGKYKPSVIFWQLESIAIKHKTSLDIPIKELPDDFMEAVLYGVDYPISLDKTPLGRYSGYKVNYEGIIEILKQHAEENSEGKAVKKYFKEQVCTECNGARLKKESLNFKINNKNIAEISQMDIEELSFWFSGLYEQLGIRQQKLATDILKEINNRITFLLNVGLGYLSLNRGSKTLSGGESQRIRLATQIGAQLVNVLYVLDEPSIGLHQRDNIRLINSLKSLRDLGNSIIVVEHDKEMIEAADFVVDIGPGAGRKGGQICAAGIIEEITKNDSITTQYLNGTKQIQIPSSRREGNGKTIVLTGATGNNLKNVDVEIPLGKFICVTGVSGSGKSSLINETLHPILNKHFFNALKDPLPYKTIKGIENIDKVIEIDQSPLGRTPRSNPATYTNVFNEIRNIFAQLPESNIRAYKPGRFSFNVKGGRCETCKGAGLQTIEMNFLPSVYVECKDCRGKRYNRETLEVRYKGKSISDVLEMTVNQAVEFFENIPKIRRVLKVIQKVGLGYIKLGQPSTTLSGGESQRVKLSAELARPGTGNTLYILDEPTTGLHFEDVRVLLDVLNELVNKGNTVIIIEHNLDIIKSADHIIDIGPEGGREGGQIVAVGTPEEIALNKNSIIGKYLKHELN; translated from the coding sequence ATGGATTCTGAAAACCTTAAAGATAATATTACCGATATTAATTCTAAAAGCATCAATGTATACGGTGCACGTGAAAACAATTTGAAAAACATTGATGTGTCAATACCTCGCAATAAATTAACTGTAATAACAGGGTTAAGTGGAAGCGGAAAATCTTCACTAGCTTTTGATACGATATGTGCAGAAGGACAAAGACGTTATATAGAGACATTTCCAAGCTATGCAAGACAGTTTTTAGGAGTTTTAGAGCGACCCAATGTTGATAGAATAACCGGACTAAGCCCTGTAATTAGTATTGAACAAAAAACAACAAACAAAAATCCACGCTCAACCGTAGGAACCGTTACCGAAATATATGATTTTGTAAGGCTTTTATTTGCGAAAATTAGCGATGCTTATTCGCCCGCTACAGGAAAGAAGATGGTAAAATATACCGAAGATCAAATACACGATTTAATTACTCAACGTTTTGTTAATCAATCTGTTTATATTTTAGCACCTATAGTTAGAGGTAGAAAGGGGCATTATAGAGAGCTGTTTGAACAAACCAGACTAAAAGGTTATTTATATGCCCGAGTAGATGGAAAAATCGTTGAACTGAAACCTGGATTAAAGCTTGATAGATACAGCATACACAATATCGAGATAGTAATTGACAAGATAGTAGTAAAAGAAGAAGATCAAAGGCTGAAACGTTCCATAAAAACAGCTTTGGAGCAAGGTAAGGGTACAATGATGATTTTCCTTCCGGAAACTGAGAATATTGAGCACTTTTCCAAAAACTTGATGTGTCCAGATACAGGAATTTCTTACGACATGCCACAGCCACATACCTTTTCGTTTAACAGTCCAGCAGGTTGGTGTCCGGTGTGTAAAGGATTAGGAGAAATAAGCGAAATAGATATCTCGAAAATTATTTCTAACACAAATCTCTCTATTCGTGATGGGGGCATTATCCCAATTGGGAAATACAAGCCTTCTGTTATTTTTTGGCAATTAGAGTCTATTGCTATCAAACACAAAACAAGTCTTGATATTCCAATCAAAGAATTGCCCGATGATTTTATGGAAGCTGTTCTTTACGGCGTTGATTATCCTATTAGTCTAGATAAAACCCCTTTGGGCAGATATTCAGGATACAAGGTTAATTATGAGGGAATTATAGAGATTTTGAAACAACATGCTGAGGAAAATAGTGAAGGGAAGGCAGTCAAAAAATATTTTAAAGAGCAGGTTTGCACCGAATGTAATGGTGCAAGGTTGAAAAAAGAGTCATTGAACTTTAAAATTAACAATAAAAACATTGCCGAGATAAGCCAAATGGATATTGAAGAGTTATCATTTTGGTTTTCAGGACTATATGAACAATTGGGAATACGACAACAAAAATTAGCCACAGATATTCTAAAAGAGATAAATAATCGAATAACTTTCTTATTAAATGTGGGATTGGGCTATCTCTCTTTAAACAGAGGTTCAAAAACTCTTTCAGGAGGAGAGAGTCAGCGAATTCGATTGGCAACTCAAATAGGAGCGCAGTTGGTCAATGTTCTATACGTTCTGGATGAACCCAGCATTGGGCTTCATCAACGTGACAATATACGGCTTATTAACTCACTTAAATCACTACGCGATTTAGGGAACAGCATAATTGTTGTCGAGCACGACAAAGAGATGATTGAGGCTGCTGATTTTGTTGTTGATATCGGTCCGGGTGCAGGTAGAAAAGGTGGGCAGATATGTGCAGCTGGAATAATCGAAGAAATCACCAAAAACGATTCTATTACAACGCAATATCTGAACGGAACGAAGCAAATTCAAATTCCATCGAGTAGAAGGGAAGGAAATGGCAAGACAATAGTTTTAACAGGAGCAACAGGAAATAACCTTAAAAATGTGGATGTTGAAATCCCTTTAGGAAAATTTATTTGCGTTACGGGTGTTAGTGGCAGTGGAAAATCTAGCTTAATTAACGAAACACTGCATCCAATACTTAATAAACACTTTTTCAATGCTTTAAAAGACCCACTGCCTTATAAGACAATCAAAGGAATAGAGAATATTGATAAAGTAATAGAGATAGATCAAAGTCCGTTAGGTCGGACACCGAGAAGTAATCCGGCGACATATACCAATGTTTTTAACGAAATCAGAAATATTTTTGCTCAACTTCCCGAATCAAATATAAGAGCATATAAACCGGGACGTTTCTCTTTTAATGTCAAAGGTGGAAGATGTGAAACATGCAAGGGAGCCGGACTTCAAACTATTGAAATGAATTTCCTGCCGAGTGTATATGTTGAGTGTAAAGATTGTCGAGGCAAACGATATAATCGCGAGACATTGGAAGTAAGATACAAAGGCAAAAGTATTAGTGATGTGCTTGAAATGACAGTAAATCAAGCTGTTGAATTCTTTGAAAATATTCCCAAAATCAGAAGAGTTCTAAAAGTAATTCAGAAAGTTGGACTAGGATATATCAAACTCGGACAACCCTCAACTACTTTAAGTGGCGGAGAATCTCAGAGAGTTAAGTTATCGGCAGAGTTAGCGCGTCCCGGAACAGGCAATACGCTCTATATCTTAGATGAACCAACAACAGGCTTGCATTTCGAAGATGTTCGAGTTTTGCTTGATGTACTAAACGAACTAGTAAACAAAGGCAATACAGTAATAATTATTGAACACAATTTAGATATTATAAAATCAGCAGATCATATAATTGATATCGGTCCGGAAGGTGGGAGAGAAGGCGGACAAATAGTTGCCGTAGGTACACCTGAAGAGATAGCTTTAAATAAAAACAGTATTATCGGGAAATATTTAAAGCACGAACTAAACTAA